One part of the Vicia villosa cultivar HV-30 ecotype Madison, WI linkage group LG6, Vvil1.0, whole genome shotgun sequence genome encodes these proteins:
- the LOC131614751 gene encoding uncharacterized protein LOC131614751 has product MFNVKKDMADYKWEVGVYFRSKDDFKEAITSYAVQSETWQLSKLVDKHECSREYNVKILTTKWLRKRIQNSLKNNPRMKIKDINAKAQKRWNMGINKTKAIRERFKARDMVDGSLQKILAAIGRDPNDKMLPVAFAVVEGENRDSWTWFLQLLIDDLGGQEECLTYTFILDQQKGLLLAMDELLPGVEQRLCVRHLYNNFRKKYPGKMLKDAIWKAARSTYVQDWEREMRSMRLISDEAYLHMMKTSQRFWSKSHFKVTNKCDTLLNNMYETFNSVILESRMSDEHIFEVKHVQDPADMFIVNLKDHICSCRKWELSGLPCVHVLSCMNCRNFKFEDFIPEYYRKSRYIAVYKPIIYLVNCLNLWARTHYPDVHPPKYRKMPGRPKKKRNLEQGELDGTGRKIRRTCLIVKCNRCKKSGHKKATCKVTGLAQPTTQQTS; this is encoded by the exons ATGTTCAATGTGAAGAAGGACATGGCAGATTACAAATGGGAAGTTGGAGTGTACTTTAGGTCAAAGGATGACTTCAAGGAAGCTATAACATCATATGCTGTCCAAAGTG AAACATGGCAATTAAGCAAATTGGTTGACAAACATGAGTGCAGTAGAGAGTATAATGTGAAAATATTGACCACTAAATGGCTGAGAAAGAGAATTCAAAACTCTCTGAAAAATAACCCAAGGATGAAGATTAAGGACATAAACGCAAAGGCTCAAAAGAGGTGGAATATGGGTATTAACAAGACCAAGGCTATAAGGGAAAGATTTAAAGCTAGAGACATGGTTGATGGATCTTTGCAGAAG ATTCTGGCTGCAATAGGGAGAGATCCAAATGACAAGATGCTCCCAGTTGCATTTGCAGTTGTAGAAGGAGAGAACAGAGATAGCTGGACCTGGTTTTTGCAGTTGTTGATTGATGACCTAGGTGGTCAAGAAGAGTGTTTGACATACACATTCATCTTAGACCAACAAAAG GGTCTACTACTAGCAATGGATGAACTTTTGCCAGGTGTTGAACAAAGATTATGTGTGAGGCACCTTTATAATAACTTTAGGAAGAAGTACCCTGGTAAAATGTTGAAAGATGCTATCTGGAAGGCTGCAAGGTCAACATATGTACAAGATTGGGAGAGAGAAATGAGGTCTATGAGACTTATTAGTGATGAGGCATATTTACATATGATGAAGACATCTCAAAGATTCTGGAGTAAATCACACTTTAAG GTAACTAACAAATGTGATACTCTACTCAACAACATGTATGAGACATTCAATAGTGTGATCCTTGAGTCAAG GATGTCTGATGAACATATTTTTGAAGTTAAGCATGTGCAAGATCCAGCTGACATGTTCATTGTGAACTTGAAAGACCACATATGTTCATGTAGGAAGTGGGAGTTATCTGGTTTGCCATGTGTTCATGTATTGTCATGTATGAATTGTAGGAACTTTAAATTTGAAGATTTCATTCCAGAGTACTATAGGAAGAGTAGGTACATTGCAGTCTACAAACCAATTATATATCTTGTGAATTGTTTAAACTTATGGGCAAGGACACACTACCCAGATGTGCATCCTCCAAAGTACAGAAAGATGCCTGGTAgaccaaagaagaagaggaatctTGAACAAGGAGAGCTTGATGGGACTGGCAGAAAAATTAGGAGGACATGTCTGATTGTGAAGTGCAATAGATGCAAGAAGTCAGGGCACAAAAAAGCTACATGTAAGGTGACAGGGCTTGCACAACCAACTACTCAACAAACATCATAA
- the LOC131610127 gene encoding auxin-induced protein 22E-like, which yields MESYIETDLIVNHKDTELRLGLPGNDDEQDKHSCNIGSVVRSNKRSFSQETSAEESSICNASSSSTTSDHDQSTVQPSKVQVVGWPPIRSFRKNSLQQKKVEDGSGMYVKVSMAGAPYLRKIDLNVYKSYSELLIALENLFKCTIGGYSEREGYNGSEHAPTYEDKDGDWMLVGDVPWNMFISSCKRLKIVKGSEAKGLSCL from the exons ATGGAAAGCTATATTGAAACAGATTTGATTGTTAATCACAAGGACACGGAGTTAAGGTTGGGATTACCTGGAAACGATGATGAACAAGACAAACATTCATGCAATATTGGATCTGTTGTTAGAAGCAACAAGAGATCATTTTCACAGGAAACAAGTGCTGAAGAGTCTTCCATCTGCAATGCTTCTAGTTCCTCAACTACAAGTGATCATGACCAAAGCACGGTACAACCTTCAAA GGTACAAGTAGTTGGATGGCCACCAATTAGATCGTTTAGGAAGAACAGTTTACAACAAAAGAAAGTGGAAGATGGAAGTGGAATGTACGTGAAAGTGAGCATGGCTGGTGCACCTTACTTGAGAAAGATAGATCTCAATGTTTACAAAAGCTATTCAGAACTTCTCATAGCTTTGGAAAATTTATTCAAGTGCACAATTG GTGGATATTCAGAAAGAGAAGGGTATAATGGATCTGAGCATGCTCCTACTTATGAAGATAAGGATGGTGATTGGATGTTGGTTGGAGATGTTCCATGGAA CATGTTCATATCCTCCTGCAAGAGGTTGAAGATAGTGAAAGGATCAGAGGCAAAGGGGTTGTCATGTTTATGA